From Patescibacteria group bacterium, a single genomic window includes:
- a CDS encoding DDE-type integrase/transposase/recombinase: MRLRYLWPKGLSKQVHLLSREGRKKLEWMDWYLTHGKNARATCRHFSLSPDTFYGWKKRFRTSDLKSLEDNHKTRRLKHLREMVIPLWLIDKVVNIRRNDPEKSKYEIKEELKREGVKLGSSTIQKIINRHPDLLNCQHVNHVRNRRRLAITRIKAARELKDKDPGSLVQIDTKHLYILGQRFYLFAAIDSFSRMGYISCYQTGSSLSARFFLEELKEYFPLDIKAIQTDNGSEYLLNFHQACQGLGLTHYFTDPYCPKQNGRVERFIQTATYEFFNWQDDLLDDILMLKESCQRFNIKYNNERFNQALNYLTPKEYLQERQAYVI, encoded by the coding sequence ATGGCCAAAAGGCCTTTCTAAACAAGTCCATCTTCTTTCCAGGGAGGGAAGAAAAAAGTTAGAGTGGATGGATTGGTATTTAACTCACGGCAAGAACGCCCGGGCAACGTGTCGGCATTTCTCTTTATCCCCAGACACCTTCTATGGGTGGAAGAAGAGATTTAGAACCTCTGACTTAAAAAGTCTTGAAGACAACCATAAAACCAGAAGACTAAAACATCTAAGAGAAATGGTTATTCCTTTGTGGTTAATCGACAAGGTAGTTAATATCAGAAGAAATGATCCGGAGAAAAGTAAGTATGAAATTAAGGAAGAGCTAAAAAGAGAAGGGGTTAAATTAGGTTCTTCAACAATCCAGAAGATTATTAATCGTCATCCTGATCTTTTGAATTGCCAACATGTTAACCATGTAAGAAACCGTAGAAGACTGGCTATTACCAGAATTAAGGCTGCCAGAGAGCTCAAAGACAAAGACCCGGGGTCATTAGTTCAGATCGATACCAAACACTTATATATTTTAGGCCAAAGATTTTATCTTTTTGCGGCTATTGATAGCTTCTCCCGGATGGGTTATATTTCCTGTTACCAAACAGGTTCGTCACTTTCTGCCAGATTCTTTTTAGAAGAATTAAAGGAATATTTCCCTTTGGACATTAAGGCCATTCAAACAGACAATGGATCAGAGTATCTTTTAAACTTCCACCAAGCCTGTCAAGGTTTAGGTCTAACCCATTATTTTACAGATCCCTATTGTCCTAAACAAAATGGCCGAGTCGAAAGATTTATTCAAACAGCCACTTACGAGTTCTTCAACTGGCAGGATGATCTTTTAGATGATATATTAATGCTTAAGGAAAGTTGCCAGAGATTTAATATTAAGTACAACAACGAACGATTTAATCAGGCCTTAAACTACCTGACACCAAAAGAATATTTACAAGAGAGGCAAGCGTACGTCATCTAG
- a CDS encoding DUF1189 domain-containing protein has translation MKEEEKPSMLQQARGSHKFRLWFIIFLLAIVAILFFFFEKLRLVLIVAFIALLAALGLEVSQNDWDLGKLWQTKSFQESKVSRDKQGNLLFDKLGNITTDSSKGKKANDYNCDDFKTQPQA, from the coding sequence ATGAAGGAAGAAGAAAAACCTTCAATGCTTCAACAAGCTAGGGGCAGCCATAAATTTCGGCTTTGGTTTATTATTTTTCTTCTGGCTATTGTCGCCATCCTGTTTTTTTTCTTTGAAAAACTGCGGCTTGTCCTTATAGTCGCTTTTATTGCCCTTTTGGCGGCTTTGGGACTTGAAGTTTCACAGAATGATTGGGATTTAGGAAAACTTTGGCAGACAAAATCTTTTCAAGAATCAAAGGTCAGCCGAGACAAACAGGGAAATCTTCTTTTTGATAAATTAGGAAATATCACCACGGACTCTTCTAAAGGGAAAAAAGCCAATGATTATAACTGTGATGATTTTAAAACTCAACCCCAAGCCTAG
- a CDS encoding WD40 repeat domain-containing protein yields the protein MKKLGLVLIFIFAFSFFNPVFAEDKNIPNSWTTSGIIPKLPKTPNDPELFNNFVYPMWGPVCQRYTYTVTYRDKEGRKPEYMRIIFNGKPIEMDTTSPDVSPSKEDYQKGVSYEYKFVPNKLGSNFYYFEASNGLGKARASIIDSPDNGPVLFDSAFDKNEIAVIDSKNGQKVLSYPTKEEWVGGVALSDDGKYLAAKTSRHVYFFDLNNTKEPKWVYTHDQNNEIGGDLKGGIAISEDGSKIIASIAESTLFFDSSSNKPLWRYNHVGNAYNVAISKDGKYMAAGTGGTESNTNSNLLILWNEKSEKPLWQYHSSGNFHDVSLSSDGKFVVGATGCPDRRFYVFSRDSNTPLIQSEMLTRDSPVHRAKISADGTLAAIGSESDAGAVFLFKTDSKEPVWKFPTQNGSSVRALNFTPDGKFIGAATFGGQAYIFEKDKSSPVATWVVNNTALGGVDISDDGSFIAAGGTDKKLHLFEKGNEVGKEISFDEYVEEIDISGNGKYIAAGTGGSVYFFESINSSGKTFPCTTVIEPKPRNDTMGGDGTGQKAATSLCGDGKCEGPEAIDNCKQDCDPNFKTTRGKLPGMLFGFGFLGFALLLGLFTAVRKLKFLESQKKILTQFNISKLSFLKLTGKKVTIALIILTTLFLILTITTVLFNKNPDAKLLKQGEQTKPASGKVIKNENKDGVINRGKTESGCGNTICEPGLGETKESCPKDCSGGD from the coding sequence ATGAAAAAGTTAGGGTTGGTTTTAATCTTTATTTTTGCTTTTTCCTTTTTTAATCCCGTCTTTGCCGAAGATAAAAATATTCCAAACTCATGGACAACTTCCGGTATTATTCCCAAGCTTCCAAAAACGCCAAATGATCCTGAACTTTTTAATAATTTCGTTTATCCCATGTGGGGACCGGTTTGCCAAAGATATACATATACGGTTACTTATCGCGATAAAGAAGGCCGAAAACCCGAATACATGAGAATTATCTTTAACGGCAAACCGATTGAGATGGATACAACTTCTCCAGATGTTTCACCGAGCAAGGAAGATTACCAAAAGGGTGTTAGCTACGAATATAAATTTGTTCCCAATAAACTGGGATCTAACTTTTACTATTTTGAGGCCTCAAACGGTTTAGGAAAAGCGCGCGCCTCAATAATCGATTCTCCTGATAATGGGCCGGTTCTTTTTGATAGCGCTTTTGACAAAAATGAAATTGCGGTTATAGACAGTAAAAACGGACAAAAGGTTTTAAGCTATCCGACTAAAGAAGAATGGGTTGGCGGAGTGGCCTTGTCGGATGACGGAAAGTATTTAGCGGCTAAAACCTCGCGCCATGTTTATTTCTTTGACTTGAATAATACCAAAGAACCTAAATGGGTTTACACCCATGATCAGAATAATGAAATCGGGGGAGATCTAAAAGGCGGAATCGCTATTTCCGAAGACGGCTCAAAAATTATTGCTTCAATTGCCGAAAGCACTCTTTTCTTTGATAGCTCAAGCAATAAGCCTTTATGGCGCTATAATCATGTAGGAAATGCCTATAACGTGGCCATTTCCAAAGACGGGAAATATATGGCCGCCGGAACAGGCGGAACAGAATCAAACACCAATTCAAATCTTCTTATTTTATGGAACGAAAAAAGCGAAAAACCGCTGTGGCAATATCACTCTTCCGGTAATTTCCATGACGTTTCTTTGTCCAGCGATGGAAAATTCGTTGTTGGCGCAACAGGTTGCCCGGATAGAAGATTTTATGTTTTTTCGCGTGACTCAAACACGCCGCTGATTCAATCAGAGATGCTAACCAGAGATTCTCCTGTCCATCGGGCAAAAATTTCTGCTGACGGAACACTCGCGGCTATCGGCAGCGAATCTGACGCCGGAGCCGTTTTTCTTTTTAAAACAGATTCTAAAGAACCGGTATGGAAATTCCCAACGCAAAATGGCAGTTCGGTCAGAGCCTTAAACTTTACCCCTGATGGAAAGTTTATTGGGGCGGCGACTTTTGGCGGGCAGGCGTATATTTTTGAAAAGGATAAAAGTTCTCCTGTTGCTACGTGGGTTGTCAACAACACGGCTTTGGGAGGGGTGGATATAAGTGATGACGGCAGTTTTATCGCGGCCGGCGGAACAGACAAAAAACTTCATCTTTTTGAAAAAGGTAACGAAGTCGGAAAAGAGATTTCTTTTGATGAATATGTTGAGGAAATCGATATTTCAGGAAATGGAAAATATATCGCAGCTGGAACGGGAGGATCAGTTTATTTTTTTGAAAGCATTAATAGCAGCGGTAAAACTTTCCCATGTACGACGGTTATCGAGCCAAAACCCAGAAATGACACGATGGGAGGAGATGGCACGGGTCAAAAAGCAGCGACAAGTCTTTGTGGCGATGGAAAATGCGAAGGACCGGAAGCAATTGATAATTGCAAACAAGATTGCGACCCGAATTTTAAAACAACCAGAGGAAAACTCCCGGGCATGTTGTTTGGTTTTGGCTTTTTAGGATTTGCACTATTGCTTGGGCTTTTTACGGCAGTTAGAAAATTAAAATTCCTTGAGAGTCAAAAAAAGATACTGACACAGTTTAACATTTCTAAACTTTCTTTTTTAAAACTTACAGGGAAAAAAGTTACCATAGCGCTGATAATCTTGACGACCTTATTTTTGATTCTGACGATAACAACAGTTTTATTTAATAAGAACCCTGATGCAAAATTATTAAAACAGGGTGAGCAGACAAAACCAGCGTCAGGGAAAGTGATTAAGAATGAAAATAAAGACGGTGTAATTAATAGAGGAAAGACTGAAAGCGGGTGCGGAAATACTATTTGTGAACCAGGTTTGGGTGAGACAAAAGAAAGCTGCCCTAAGGATTGTTCGGGAGGGGATTAG
- a CDS encoding thioredoxin domain-containing protein yields the protein MICIIALIVFSILGIFSATHRALAKEALDCVLRRVTFRPCTTGFNEKIKGKIVGKLLSRSVLAARIFNKHFELISWTFVILTIGSTLFVIKGGYNYYLYGSCNGLNKSGFCVFDPAGENNKVSQVSTQCSSEKTTEKDLTLSGVNLDIFPVKNKNAKDKIVFIGCYECDYTRKAYPMIQKLVKSNDVSFTFAHFPVKSETNFLSEFGYCAYKQDQDKFWQLNDKIFASDKEKISSVSFVENIASGVGYNLSEIKKCIADPSTQEAVGKQSVELQKIHIYGTPTIFINGEVFVGSKPSRVYERALKGWRFW from the coding sequence ATGATTTGCATCATTGCTCTTATTGTCTTTTCAATCTTGGGTATTTTTAGCGCTACTCACCGTGCTTTAGCCAAAGAAGCACTTGATTGTGTGTTAAGGCGGGTTACCTTTAGACCTTGCACGACAGGCTTCAATGAAAAAATTAAAGGCAAGATTGTGGGGAAATTATTAAGTCGTTCTGTCCTTGCTGCTCGTATCTTTAATAAACACTTTGAGCTGATATCTTGGACATTCGTAATTTTGACCATTGGAAGCACCCTTTTTGTTATTAAAGGTGGATACAACTACTACCTTTATGGAAGCTGTAACGGGTTAAATAAATCAGGTTTTTGTGTGTTTGACCCTGCGGGAGAAAATAATAAAGTATCACAGGTTTCTACCCAGTGTAGTTCAGAGAAGACCACAGAAAAAGATTTGACTTTAAGCGGAGTTAATCTTGATATTTTCCCTGTCAAAAACAAAAACGCCAAAGATAAAATTGTTTTTATCGGTTGCTATGAGTGTGATTATACCCGCAAGGCTTATCCGATGATTCAAAAGCTGGTCAAAAGTAACGATGTGAGTTTTACTTTTGCCCACTTCCCAGTTAAGAGTGAGACAAATTTTCTATCAGAGTTTGGTTACTGTGCTTACAAACAGGATCAGGATAAGTTTTGGCAGCTTAACGATAAGATATTCGCTTCTGATAAAGAAAAGATCAGCAGCGTCAGTTTTGTCGAGAATATTGCTTCAGGGGTTGGTTATAATCTTTCCGAAATTAAAAAATGTATAGCTGATCCATCTACTCAAGAAGCAGTCGGCAAACAGTCTGTTGAGCTTCAGAAAATCCACATTTACGGAACGCCAACTATTTTTATTAATGGTGAGGTGTTTGTAGGTTCTAAACCCTCCCGAGTCTATGAAAGAGCCTTAAAGGGTTGGAGGTTTTGGTAA
- a CDS encoding cysteine desulfurase — MNIKSIRQDFPLLQESLGNKPIIYLDNACQSLRPQSVINAITDYYRRYSACGGRSMHRLAETVTQKCDETRRTVARFINAKRKEEIVFTRNTTEGINLIAHSLGFRQGDIVIISDKEHNSNLIPWQVLKRKIGIEYKIAPTKENNTFDLEAFRGLMNERVKLVSLGFTSNLDGMTIPASDVIKIAHGVGSLVLLDAAQTVPHHKIDVQALDVDFLAFSGHKMLAPSGTGVLYGKYRLLEKLDPFLAGGDTVSSSTYESHEFLPPPEKFEAGLQDYAGIIGLGEAVRYLETVGFETITRQEQVLNKFITDEIVNIPKLKIIGDQNPNLRSGIISFYIKGVDSHQIAIMLDQSVNIMVRSGQHCVHSWFASRKIAGSVRASLYFYNTLEEVDIFVKSLKKVLRVLN; from the coding sequence ATGAATATAAAGAGCATCCGTCAAGATTTTCCCTTGCTTCAAGAAAGTCTAGGCAATAAACCTATTATCTATCTTGATAATGCCTGCCAGAGCTTACGCCCCCAGTCTGTTATAAATGCCATTACTGACTACTATCGACGCTATTCTGCTTGTGGTGGACGGAGTATGCACCGCTTAGCAGAAACTGTTACCCAAAAGTGTGACGAGACAAGAAGAACAGTAGCTCGTTTTATTAACGCTAAGCGCAAGGAGGAAATTGTCTTCACTCGCAATACTACAGAAGGAATAAATCTGATTGCTCATTCACTAGGATTTCGTCAGGGTGATATAGTTATAATCTCGGACAAAGAGCATAACTCTAATCTTATTCCATGGCAAGTTTTGAAAAGAAAAATCGGTATTGAGTATAAAATTGCTCCTACAAAAGAAAATAATACTTTTGACCTCGAGGCATTTAGGGGCTTGATGAATGAGCGGGTTAAATTGGTGTCTTTGGGTTTTACCTCTAATTTGGACGGAATGACCATTCCTGCTTCTGATGTGATAAAGATTGCTCACGGGGTGGGATCGCTAGTGCTTTTAGACGCTGCCCAGACTGTTCCACACCATAAAATTGATGTACAAGCCCTAGATGTGGATTTTTTAGCCTTTTCGGGTCATAAGATGCTAGCTCCGTCGGGGACAGGTGTTCTATATGGCAAATACCGCCTTCTAGAAAAGCTCGATCCATTTTTAGCTGGCGGAGATACTGTTTCGTCCTCCACTTATGAGTCTCATGAATTTCTCCCGCCTCCTGAAAAGTTTGAGGCAGGACTCCAAGATTACGCTGGCATTATCGGGTTAGGTGAGGCGGTAAGGTATTTGGAAACCGTGGGTTTTGAAACCATTACTAGACAGGAACAGGTGCTTAATAAATTTATTACCGATGAGATTGTTAACATTCCTAAACTCAAGATTATAGGCGATCAAAATCCAAACCTGCGAAGTGGGATTATTTCTTTTTATATCAAAGGAGTTGATTCACATCAAATAGCCATAATGCTTGATCAAAGTGTCAATATTATGGTTCGTTCTGGGCAACACTGTGTTCATTCCTGGTTTGCCTCTCGGAAAATAGCAGGTTCTGTCCGAGCCTCTTTGTATTTTTATAACACTCTCGAAGAAGTTGATATTTTTGTTAAAAGTTTGAAGAAGGTGCTACGGGTATTAAACTAA
- a CDS encoding DsbA family protein, which yields MKNTNKVLILLVIVGFIFSGYLFTRVQSLEKKVVSGDSIAQVKGEQAKQQAPQVPEQNLDAIPPVSDKDHILGNKNADVVLVEYSDFECPFCKRFHSTMQQVVKEYGNKVAWVYRQYPLGFHANAQKESEASECAAEQGGNDAFWKYTDAIYEKTTSNGTGFALDQLVPLASELGLDSNKFKQCLDSGKYAQHVKDDMAGGVKTGIQGTPGTIIIGKNGKKEFIGGALPFEQVKPLIDKVLGQ from the coding sequence ATGAAAAACACAAATAAAGTTCTTATATTGTTAGTCATTGTAGGATTTATTTTTTCTGGTTATTTGTTTACTAGGGTTCAATCACTGGAAAAGAAAGTCGTTTCAGGAGACTCCATTGCTCAAGTAAAAGGTGAACAGGCGAAACAGCAAGCTCCACAAGTCCCTGAGCAAAACTTAGACGCTATTCCACCTGTTTCTGATAAAGACCATATATTAGGCAATAAAAATGCTGATGTGGTTTTGGTTGAATACTCAGATTTTGAGTGTCCTTTCTGTAAGCGTTTCCATTCAACCATGCAACAGGTTGTTAAAGAATATGGTAATAAAGTGGCTTGGGTATATCGCCAATACCCATTAGGATTCCATGCTAACGCTCAAAAGGAATCAGAGGCTTCTGAATGCGCAGCCGAACAAGGAGGTAATGATGCCTTCTGGAAGTATACAGATGCAATTTATGAAAAAACCACCTCAAATGGCACTGGGTTTGCGCTTGATCAACTGGTTCCCCTTGCCTCAGAGTTGGGCTTAGACAGTAATAAATTTAAACAATGTCTTGATAGCGGGAAATATGCCCAGCATGTCAAGGACGATATGGCAGGTGGAGTAAAGACAGGGATTCAAGGAACCCCAGGAACAATCATTATTGGCAAGAATGGGAAGAAAGAGTTTATTGGAGGAGCATTGCCTTTTGAACAGGTAAAACCTTTAATTGACAAAGTTCTAGGGCAATAA
- a CDS encoding cation diffusion facilitator family transporter: protein MSGSHEVPTNLDNKLKLGLIFNTGFTIFEFGIGIISGSLALVSDATHNLTDSMSLLVSFFATKIAKREANIDKTYGYGRATVLAALINALILLGLAVYIFIEAYKRFQNPQPVEGGLVMIVAFVGILINGSIAYLFFKSRGDLNIRSAFLNMAMDALASVGALFAGLIIVLTGKTFIDPFISIIIGIMLLYSGWSVVKDALHALLEGTPEGTDVTKIKQAICAMPGVTGLDDLHVWALSTTSVALSCHLIIKDSTLKESMEIKERIKEMLSEKFHTEHATIETELTEGPHHDERTDEGM, encoded by the coding sequence ATGAGTGGATCGCATGAGGTACCAACTAATTTAGATAACAAGCTCAAGCTTGGTCTTATTTTTAATACTGGTTTTACGATCTTTGAATTTGGTATTGGGATTATTTCAGGCAGTTTAGCACTTGTTTCTGATGCCACACACAACTTAACTGATTCAATGAGTCTTCTGGTTTCATTTTTTGCAACCAAAATTGCAAAAAGAGAAGCGAACATTGATAAAACATATGGGTATGGTAGGGCTACCGTGTTGGCTGCACTCATTAACGCGTTGATTCTACTTGGGTTAGCTGTCTATATTTTTATAGAGGCGTATAAACGGTTTCAGAATCCCCAACCTGTTGAGGGTGGGCTTGTTATGATAGTTGCCTTTGTCGGCATTCTGATCAACGGCAGTATCGCCTATCTCTTTTTCAAAAGCCGCGGTGATTTGAATATTCGAAGTGCGTTTTTGAATATGGCTATGGATGCGCTTGCTTCAGTTGGGGCGCTTTTTGCAGGTCTAATTATTGTTCTGACCGGAAAAACATTTATTGATCCGTTTATCAGTATCATTATCGGTATCATGCTTTTGTACAGTGGATGGAGTGTGGTAAAGGACGCGCTCCATGCCCTTCTTGAAGGTACTCCTGAGGGAACTGATGTTACAAAAATTAAACAAGCTATTTGTGCGATGCCTGGAGTAACAGGACTTGATGACCTGCACGTTTGGGCGCTATCAACAACAAGCGTAGCATTAAGCTGTCATCTTATCATTAAAGACAGTACGCTTAAGGAAAGTATGGAAATAAAAGAAAGGATCAAAGAAATGCTGTCTGAAAAATTTCATACAGAGCACGCAACAATTGAAACAGAACTCACAGAAGGCCCGCATCACGATGAACGAACGGATGAGGGGATGTAA
- the cadA gene encoding cadmium-translocating P-type ATPase, with protein sequence MKNLEKYRELLQNKKFKYLLLAFLIVLPFEILSFFSTHLPKWVELPLFITLIIIFGRAVFTSGIRSLLHLRFSDINLLMTIAIAGAVYLQEWEEAVIIVVLFALGNALEDFGIEQSQSALKELVDNTPKTAQVKGKTGKTSVKEIGIGDVIIVKPGDQIPLDGKVIMGMSLVDEATITGEPLPKNKHEGDFVYAGTINGNGYMEIQVTKTAEDSTLSKIIDLTYSSAEKKSHSQKFIEKFASYYTPFVIVAAFLLVLVPVGFLGEPFTPWFTQSLTLLIIACPCALVISTPITIFSAIGNATKKGVIIKGGRFVEELGKIRAIAFDKTRTLTKGEPVVSDIVPFNGFTQMDVLACASGIESFSEHPLALSVIEEAKKHNLNPHQFTKFEAVSGKGLRGDCLVCTDKHHCMGNIKFITEEHAVEDEVIQQVEAFEKQGKTTVIMSDNKKVTGVIGITDEIREDSKLMINALTRMKIKPVILTGDNESSAFFVAEQIGIKQVRAELLPDQKVAELSKLISQYKHVGMVGDGVNDAPSLVTAPVGIAMGAIGSDVAIENADVALMNNNMTLIPFLVELGRKSVQKIRYNTATAIGVKLLFLSLALAGKSSLVLAIFADVGVTVLVVVNSLRLFNFGQKKV encoded by the coding sequence ATGAAAAATCTAGAAAAATATCGAGAGCTTTTACAAAATAAGAAGTTTAAGTATCTGTTGTTAGCATTTTTGATAGTTCTACCTTTTGAGATTTTATCTTTTTTCTCAACCCATTTACCTAAATGGGTCGAACTGCCGCTTTTTATAACTCTCATCATTATCTTCGGTAGAGCTGTCTTTACTAGCGGTATCCGCAGTCTTTTGCATCTTCGGTTTTCAGACATTAATCTTTTAATGACCATAGCTATCGCTGGGGCGGTATACCTTCAGGAATGGGAAGAGGCTGTGATTATCGTCGTTCTTTTTGCTCTAGGAAATGCTTTAGAGGACTTTGGGATAGAACAGAGTCAGTCTGCATTGAAAGAACTGGTTGACAACACTCCCAAAACTGCCCAAGTGAAGGGTAAAACAGGAAAGACATCTGTTAAGGAGATAGGGATCGGTGATGTGATCATAGTAAAGCCAGGTGACCAAATCCCGCTTGATGGTAAGGTTATTATGGGAATGTCTTTAGTTGATGAGGCAACAATAACTGGCGAGCCTTTACCTAAAAATAAGCACGAAGGAGATTTTGTTTATGCGGGAACAATTAACGGGAATGGTTATATGGAAATTCAGGTCACCAAAACAGCAGAAGATAGTACACTTTCCAAGATTATAGATTTAACCTACAGCTCAGCCGAGAAAAAGTCTCATTCGCAAAAGTTTATTGAGAAGTTCGCTTCCTATTACACGCCTTTTGTTATAGTAGCCGCATTTCTTCTTGTTCTGGTGCCAGTTGGTTTCCTCGGAGAGCCATTTACGCCCTGGTTTACCCAATCACTAACTCTTCTCATTATTGCCTGTCCTTGCGCCTTAGTTATCTCGACCCCTATTACAATTTTTTCTGCCATTGGTAACGCCACTAAAAAGGGCGTCATTATTAAGGGCGGTAGGTTTGTTGAAGAATTAGGAAAAATAAGGGCGATTGCTTTTGATAAAACAAGAACGCTCACTAAAGGAGAACCCGTGGTTTCTGACATCGTGCCTTTTAATGGATTTACCCAAATGGATGTTCTGGCTTGTGCTTCTGGGATAGAGTCTTTTTCCGAACATCCACTAGCCCTGAGTGTTATCGAAGAAGCTAAAAAGCATAATCTCAATCCTCATCAATTCACCAAATTTGAAGCAGTGTCAGGAAAAGGATTGAGAGGCGACTGTTTAGTCTGCACCGATAAACATCATTGTATGGGCAATATTAAGTTTATTACCGAGGAGCATGCGGTTGAAGATGAAGTTATTCAACAAGTTGAAGCATTTGAAAAACAAGGGAAAACGACGGTTATTATGAGTGACAATAAGAAGGTAACTGGGGTTATAGGTATTACTGACGAGATTAGGGAAGATAGCAAGTTAATGATAAACGCTTTAACTCGTATGAAAATTAAACCAGTCATTCTTACGGGTGACAACGAATCTTCGGCGTTTTTTGTTGCTGAGCAGATAGGTATAAAGCAGGTTAGAGCAGAACTGCTCCCCGACCAGAAGGTAGCTGAATTGTCAAAACTTATTAGTCAATATAAGCATGTAGGTATGGTAGGAGACGGCGTGAATGACGCTCCTTCGTTGGTTACTGCTCCTGTTGGCATCGCTATGGGAGCAATCGGTTCTGATGTAGCGATTGAGAATGCCGATGTGGCTCTGATGAATAATAACATGACGCTTATTCCCTTCCTTGTTGAGTTGGGTAGAAAATCTGTTCAGAAAATCCGTTATAATACTGCAACCGCAATTGGTGTAAAACTTCTTTTCCTCTCTCTTGCACTAGCTGGTAAAAGCAGTTTGGTACTGGCTATATTTGCAGACGTGGGGGTAACCGTATTGGTCGTGGTTAACAGTTTGAGGTTATTTAATTTTGGTCAGAAAAAAGTCTAG